The window CGGTCGGCTGGCATGTGGATCCCCTTCGTCCCCAGTAGCATGAACGTTATCCCTATGCGGCGTTCGTGTCCGATCGTCGATCAGGAGTTGACCGACTCGAGATACGACGTGACGATCATCTTTCCCTTGCGGGTGAGCGCGGCGCCGGACTCTCCGTCGACGACGAGAGACTCCTCGCGGAGCGTCTCCAAGATCATCGACGTTTGGGCCACGTCGCCAGTCACCACGTCAGCGACGTTCGCTTCGCCGCCGGCCGAGTAGATCGAGACGAGTATCTCCAGTTGCTCTTCCGTCGGATCGAACGACTCGACGTCCTCTTTCACCTCCTCGTACTCCAGTTTGATGTACCGGCCCAGGATGTTCAGCGTCCGCCCGTTCGGGACCGTCGCGATCGACGTGACCGTCTGCGTGTCCGGGACGTGTCGGAACACGAGCGCCGGTCGCCGCGTCCCCCCGAGCGTCCGGTCCGTGCGCTCGTAGTCGATGACCGTCGAGAGGTCCACCTGAAACGGTTCCGGACAGTTCGTGAATCCGATCGCGCCCGACGACAGCGACACGGACGCCGTGTGGTCTTCGGCGTCGGTGACGCGCCCGCCGATCTGCGCCGGGTGGCGAACCGTGACGGTCACGTTCCGCAGCAGGGCGGTGAAAAGCAGCCGCGTGAACCGCTCCATGTCCTCCGGTTCCCCCTCGACGAGGGCGCTTTTTCGAGCGCCGTTCTGCTCGTACGCGACGGTGACGCTGTCTTTAAAAAATGACCGCAGATCGCCCGGCACCGTGCCGACCACGATGTCGAACACGGACGACAGCGGGATCGTCGCCTTCCCGCCGTCCGTCGCGAGTACGAGTCGGCGCTGGCTCAGCAGGACGCGGCCGCTCACCGGATCGCCGCTCCCGAAGTCGGTGGCGTGCACGCGGCCGACGAAGTCGGCGACGACGGACTCCTCCATCGGGTGTTCCTATCAGCCGTTCGCTATTCACTGTTACCCTCGGCGGGCGGGACGCGAACGGGACGACGCTCACCCCCGGCGACCCCGACTACCGGTCGAGGAAGGGCGGGACGACTATCTCGGCGCGCTTCTCGTCGCCGCGGACGACGACGCTCACCTCCGCTCCCGCCTCGATGAAGCTCTCGTGGAGGTAGCCCAGACCGATCGGCTCGTCGAGCGTCGGGCTCATCGTGCCGGAGGTCAGCTGTCCGATTCGGGTGAGGTCGCCGTCGGTAACCGCGTAGCCGCCGCGCGGAACGCCGCGGTCGAGGAGACGCACCCCGACGAACCGCTCGTCGACGCCCGCTTCGCGCTGTGCCGCGAGCGCGTCGCGGCCGACGAACTCCGTGTCGAGGTCGACGACGAAGCCGATGTCGGCCTCGTAGGGCGTCCGCGGCTCGCGTTCGGGGTCGAAGTCCTGCCCGGAGAGCAGGTACCCCATCTCCATCCGGAGAGTATCGCGCGCGCCGAGCCCGCACGGCTGTGCGGGTCCGTCGGCGGCGTCCTCACCGACGAACGCCTCCCAGACCGCCGCGGCGTCGGCGGCCGGACACATTATCTCGAAGCCGTCCTCGCCGGTGTAGCCGGTTCGGGCGACCCAACTCGGCGCGCCGGCGACCGCCGCCGCCGTCGCCTCGAACTTCGAGAGGCCCGTGGCCGCGCCGCCGTCGGTCGCGTCGTCGAGCGCGGCCGCCGCGTCCGGCCCCTGCACCGCGAGCATGGCCCAGTCGTCGGTCGCGTTCGCGACGGTCGCGTCAAGCCCCCACTCGTCGCGGTGGGCGACCCAGCGGTCGTACATCCGGTCGTCGTGGCCCGCGTTCGGCACGAAGAGGTACGCGGGATCGCCGGAGGTGCCGTCGAGGGCGATGTCCGCGTCGGGGTCGGCGTCGGGATCCGCACCGAGGTCGACGAGCGCCGAGGCGGCGGTCCCCGCCTCGATACCGTCGGGGAGCCGGTAGACGACCGTGTCGTCGAGCATGACTCCCTCTTCGTTCGTGATCGCGGCGTACTGCGAGTCGCCGGGGTCGAGCGCGGTCACGTCGTTCGTCGTCAGGCGGTCGAGCAGGGCGGCCGCGTCCGGTCCCGACACCTCGATCTCGCCCATGTGCGAGACATCGAAGACGCCGACCGACTCCCGCACCGCGGCGTGTTCCTCGCGGATCGAGTCGAACTCGACGGGCATCTCCCACCCGCCGAAATCAGTGAACTTCGCGCCGCGCGCGTCGTGCGTCTCGTGGAGGGGCGGCTGTCGGTCCGTCATGCGAACACACTCGCCGGCACGTCTCTTTAACCCAGTGGCATCGAACCGGGACGCGCCCGCGAGTCGTGAGCAGGCGCGATACCGCAGATAGGACCCCGTGGCGGTGACGCGTCCGCCGCGCACCGCCGACAGTCTCAAAGCTGACCGGTCCCTCCGGTATCGACGTGAACGGAGAGCGATCGGGACCGTTCGGTCCCGCCGTCGCGGTCCTCGTCGTCGCGCTCGTCGCGGCCGCGGTCGTCGGCGCGTGGCCCCCGCTCGTCGCCGTCGAGAGCGGCAGCATGGCCCCACAAGTCGAGCGCGGTGACCTCGTCGTGGTCACGGCGACCGACCGCTTCCCGTGGGACGGCGTCACGGGACACGCCGCTCCCGACGCGCCGACGCGGCTCGGCGGCACGGGCGACGTGGTCGCCTTCGACCCGCCCGGCGACGGCCTCGGGCCGATCCTCCACCGCGTCGCGTTCCCGGTTTCGGCCGGCGACGACTGGACGGACCGCGCCGATCCGGCGCTCCTGGAGGGCGACTGCGCCGACCTCGACGCCTGTCCCGCCCCGCACGACGGCTACATCACCTACGGCGACGCCAACGGCGAGTACGACCAGAGCGCGGGGATAGCGCCGGTCGTCCGCGAGGAGTGGATACGCGCCAAGGCGGTGATCGCCGTGCCCGAACTCGGGTGGGTCCGCCTCGCCGTCGACGCCGCCATCGCTCGCGTCGGCCTCGTTCCGACCGCAGTCGGATTCGGGGGTATCGCCGCCGCCACCGGAGGGATCGGCGCGGTGCTGCTCGGCCGGATCAGCGCGAGCCGCCGATCCTGACCGCGCCGCTACCGGGTTCGGTCCTCATGGATCGTTCCCTCCACGCCCGGCCTCTCGGACGCGTTATTCCCGTCGCCGTCGCGCTCCTCGGTCGCGCCGGTGCTCTCGTCGATACCGCGTTCCTCGGTCGCGTCCGACTCACCCTCACCGTCGCGCTCCGCGTCCCCACCGACGCCGCCGTTCACGTCCCCGTCGAGCGTCACGGACCCGTTCGCGGCGTTGCGGAGGGCGTCCGACCGGCCGAACTTCCCGGGCGCGATCGCGAGCGTTCGGATGCCGTACCCGTTCGCCGTCTCGACGACCGGTTTGAAGTCCGTGTCGCGCGAGGCGATAGCGAGCGTCGTCATCCGACCCTCGGCGGCGAACCGGGCCGCGTCGACCGCGAGCTTCACGTCCACGTCCCCGCTCGTGACCACGACCTCGAAGCCGCGCGCCTCCGCGGCCTGAATCAGTCCCGGCGTCGCGTGCTCGTCGAGGTACAACCGGGTCACGACGAGCGGCCCCTCGGCTTCCGCCGCGCGGCGCACGTCGTCTAAGTCCACGTCGAACTCCTCGCGCAGTACGTTCGGTCCGTCGACGAACAGCGCCACGCCGCCGGCGTCCGCGTCCGTCTCGCCGCCTTGCTCCATGACCGGGCTTCGAGACCCGCAGAGATATGCGTGATGATGTGCCCGGCGCGCGCGGAGGCGGGGAACCGGCCGTTCGTCGGCCGCCGCCGAACTCCTCATCGGAACTCCACGCCGCATCGGAAATACCGACCTTATATCGGTATTATGTCCTGATCGATACACGTAGTGAATATACGAAGTTTTGAAATAGTATATCCAATTATTCCGGAATATGATGTCGAGTTCAAACTCGTACACCGTTATTTCCGAACAGAACGATCACGAATGCACCACCGTCCGTGCACATCCACGCAACGAGACGTACCACATCGTCGACTACGCCGACGAGGACGCCCGCGAGCGCGTCGCGGACCTGCCGGTCGGCTCGGTGGTGAAGATGGAACTGTCGCGCGCCGGCCGTCGGAGCAACGTCTGGCGCGCCGAGTCGGTCCGGACCGCACAGACCGACGGCGGCATCGCGGAGTGAGAGCGAGCGCGAGCGACGCGCCGCGCCGCGTTAGCGACGAACCGCTTCGGTGGATGCGTGTATCGGCGCTACAGGTCCCGCGTGAGCCGCGGGTTCGTCACCGCGCCCTCGGACGCGGAGGCGAAGTCGCGACCGTACTTCGCGAGGATCCCGCCCTCGTACTGCGGCTCGGGGGCCTCGAACGCCTCGCGGCGCTCGGCCAGCTCCTCCTCTGAGAGGTCGACAGAGAGGTCTCGATCCGGGATGTCGACGGTGATCACGTCGCCGTCCTCGATGAGACCGATCGGGCCCCCAACGGCGGCCTCGGGAGCCACGTGTCCGATCATCGGGCCGCGGGTCGCGCCGGAGAACCGCCCGTCGGTCAGCAGGGCCACGTCGTCCTCGTGGCCCGCGCCGACGACGGCGGCGGTGACGCCGAGCATCTCGCGCATCCCGGGGCCGCCGGTCGGACCCTCGTTGTGGATCACGATCACGTCGCCGGACTCGATCTCGCCGGACTGGACGTATTCCATCGCGTCCTCCTCGTTCGTGAACACGCGCGCCGGTCCCTCGTGGTGGAACGCGTCGTCGCCGGTCACCTTGAGCACCGACCCCTCGGGCGCGAGGTTGCCCGTGAGGATCTTGATCGCGCCCTCCGCCTCCTTCGGCTCGTCGACCGTGTAGAGGAAGTCCGCGTCGATTTCGTCGTCGTCCGGGAGGTCACCGCGCGCTTCGAGCACCGCGATTTCCTCGGCGAGCGTCCGGCCCGTGACGGTCTTCGCGTCGCCGTGGAGCAGGTCCGCCTCGAGCAGGCGACGGAGCACCACGGGGACGCCGCCGACCTCGTGGAGGTCGTTCATCACGCTGTTGCCGCCGGGCTGGAGGTCGGCGATCTTCGGCGTGCGCCGCGAGATCTCGTCGAAGTCCTCGATCGAGAGGTCCACGTCGGCCTCGCCCGCGAGCGCGAGCAGGTGGAGGACGCCGTTCGTCGAGCCGCCGATCGCGGTCTGTAAGGCGATCGCGTTCTCGAAGGACTTCCGCGAGAGGATGTCGGAGGGGCGGCGGTCCTCTTCGATGCATTCGACGACGAGCTCGCCCGCGCGCTCGGCCACTTCGTAGCGTTCCTGATCTTCGGCGGGCGCGGAGGCGGAGCCGAGCGGGGCCATCCCGAGCGCCTCGGAGATGGACGCCATCGTGTTCGCCGTGAACATCCCGCCACAGGAGCCCGCGCCGGGACACGCGTGGCGTTCGAGTTCGTCGAGTTCCTCGCCGCTCATGTCGCCTTCGGCGTACGCGCCGACGCCCTCGAACACCTGCACGATCGTCACGTCGCGGCCGTCGTGCTGACCGGGCATGATAGAGCCGCCGTAGAGGAACACGGAGGGAAGGTCGGTGCGGATCGACGCCATCAGCATTCCGGGGAGGTTCTTGTCACAGCCCGCCACCGTCACTAACGCGTCCATGCGCTCGCCGAAGGAGACGAGTTCGACGCTGTCGGCTATCACTTCCCGCGAGATGAGCGAGGCCTTCATCCCCTCCGTCCCCATCGAGATGGCGTCGGAGATGGTGATCGTGCCGAACTCGATCGGCATACCGCCGGCGGCGTCGATACCGTCGAGCGCCGACTCCGCGACATCGTCGAGGTGGACGTTACACGGCGTGATGTCGGCCGCGGGGTTCGGGACGCCGACGATGGGCGAAGAGAGGTCCTCGTCGTCGAACCCCATCGCCCGGAACATCGAGCGGTGCGGGGCTCGCTCCGCGCCCTCGGTGACGTCTTTGCTCCGGAGGTCGTCGTCTTTCTTGCCCGCGAATCGGTCCGCGTCGCCGCGTCCCCGCGAGGCCGCGTCCTCGTCGGATCGGGATTGCTGCTCGCTCATACTCGCCCCTATCGCTCGGGGGTCTTAAACTGACGCACCGGAACAAGTTGCTCCGGATCGACGCCGGCGTCGGTCACCACCGAAGACGGCGTGCTACTGTGCGAAGAACTGGCGCACCACGAGGAACGAGACGCCCGTGAGCCCAGCCCAGAGCACCGCCGCCACGACGCCGAGCGTCACGAGCGGCGGCGAGCCCAACACGCCGGCGACGAGCCAGACCACCACTCCGGCGAGCGCGAGCGCTTGAACCGTCCTGCCGTCGAGCAGGGGCCGCCGTCTCTCGAACGTACGCACCAGTCCGTGCCCGCCGAACAACAGCGCCAGGACGTAGGTGATGGCACCGAGCACTCCCAGCGGCGACCCGAGCGCCGAGAGGAGCGACTCGGGCGACGACGTCGAGGACTCGTCGGGGGGAGCCGTCCCGGTCGTCGCCACCGCGACCTCGGCCGTCGCCGTCGACGCGCTGTCGATGCCCAGTTCGCTCTCGACCCCGAGACCCACCGTGAGCCGGTCGTCGGGCATCACGAGGCGGCGCGTCGGCGCAGTCTGGGGATCCGTGGCCGTCCCGTCGGTGAAGAAGTGGTACCGGCCGATGCGCCCCGTACCGATCGTCGAACCCGCGCCCGACACCTCGAAACGCGTCGAGGGAGCCGCGCGCTCGGGCGCGTCGAGCCGCGGCGTCGGGCGGACGTAGCGCCGACCGCTCGGCGTCTCGCTGAACGGGACGACGTCGACCCAGCCCGCCGCGGTCACGACCGTGTCGCCGTCTCCCTCCGGGAGGATCGAGGCGTGGTAGGGGCCGGTGTTGTCGCCCCAGTAGTTCGACTCCGCGTCGACGGTGCGGACCGCGTCGGTGACGAACCGAGCGGTGGCGTTCGCCGCGATGAGCGGCTCGACGTCGACCGTCAGACCGCGCCGCTGGCCGTAGATGTCGTTGTCGACGACCGCGACACCCGCGCTCGCGGACGCGCCGTCGGTGAGCCCGATAGCGGTCGGAAGCGCGTCGATGACGCGCCGGACGTCGAGCGCACCCGTCTCTGCGGCGCGAGTGTGACTGACACCGTCGGTCCGGAGCACGACGACGGTGTCCTCGCTCCAGAACCGCACGAACGTGATCTGGCGACGGACTCGCTGGTTTGCGACGCGGTCTTCGAATTCTCCCGCAAATCCGTTGGTGTCGAGGATCGCGCCACGGTCGCCCTCGGCCACGTAGACGCCCGTGCCGGGGTCCGCGCCGTCGATCGCGACCGGCTCGGCGTGAGCGTTGGTGTTGAACACGATGTCGTTGCGAGCGATCGTGGCGTCGACCACGCCGCGTGTCGCGACCCCGTAGGCGTTCGCGGCGACGACGTTCTCGGTCACGTCGAGCGTCCCGTTGTGGGTGATCGGACTCGACACGAAGAGGCCGGCACCGGCGTTGTTCGCGAGGCGGTTGCCCGCCACGTCGACCGCGTCGATCAGCAGATCGGTCGTCACGGCGACGCCGTGGCCCCCGCCGTCGGCGACGGTGTTGTCGGTGATGGTGAGGTCGTGTGCCCCGCCGCGCGTCCGGACGGCGATGCCCGCTCCGTCGCTCCCGACGACGTCGTTGTCCGACACCGCGAGGTCGGTCACGACGCTGCTCTCGACCGCGATCCCGTCGTCGCCGTTGCCCCGCACGTCGTTGCCCGCGATCTCGCCCGTACGGACGGCCCACGTGCCGATGTGGAGCCCGTCGCGTCCGTTCCCGCGGGCGGTGTTGTTCACGACGTGGAGGTCGCCCTGACTCGTCGTCGAACGTATGTCGACGCCGCTGCGAGCATTCTCTGAGAGGACGTTCGACCGGAGTGTCACCTGCGTCGACACGCGCTCGCGGCGCTCGGACTGTCGTATCCGAATCCCGCTCGTCGACTGGGTCACCCGGTTGCCGACCGCGTGGACCGACGTCTGCGTGCGGGCGTCGACCTGAACGCCCGCGTCGGTGACGCGAAGATCCGTGTTGCGGACGCGAAGCTCGCTCTGTGCGCCCCGAACGGCGACGCCGTCGCCGCCGACGCCGGTCATCCGCGTCTCGGTGACCCGTATTCCCGTGACCGTGTCGGCGGCGGCGAAGATCCCCGCACCCTCGACGTCTCGGAGCGCGGACTCGGCGACGGTGAGACTACTGACGCGCGTCTGCGCGCTCGGTTCGGACGCGTAGGGTTCCACGTCCTCGCCGACCACGTACGCCGCCCGTGCGCCGTCGGAGAGCTGCGGGACGCCGCCGTCGAGCGGACGCACGTCGACGGGATACACGCCTCGCGTGCTCGGGTTGACGACGCCGTCGTACTCGACGAGGAGCCGGTCGCGGCTGGAGACGCGGACCGTCCGCGAGAGCGCGATCTCAACCTGTCGGTCGTCGACCGAAACGCCCGCGACCGCCCCGCCGAGCGACCGGTCGATCTCGCCGTCGCGGTCCGTATCGAGACCGATACGCCCGACCGTATCGGCACCGACACCCTGCACTGCGGCGTCGGCGGGATACCGCAGTCGGAGCGCGTCCATCGAGACTCCGACACCCGGATCGAGCGAGAGCGTGTTCCGCGTCGTCTCCGCCCGTCTCGGGTTGGCTGCGGTGAGTTCGACGCGCTCCGTCGCCCCGTCTGACGGAGTCACGGCGAGCGCGTGTCCGGCGACGTCGCGGACCGTCGACCGAACGACGGCGATCCGCGGAGCGGTACGCGTCGCGTCCGTGACGCCGACGCCCGCCGTCGTGAAGTCCCGAAGCGTGGAGTCGACGAGACGGATCTCGCCCGCGTCGCTCGCGGCGGCGATTCCGGTGGTGCCGCCCCGAAGCGTGGTGTTGTGAAGTGCGAGCCGTGAGTCGTCCGTCCCGTTGTAGCGGAGGCTGCCCCACCGGCGGTCCGGAGCCGCCCCCGCAGTCCGCCCGATGGTCACCGGACGGGCGGCCGTGCCGTCGGCCCGCAGCGACCCGCTGACGGTGAGCGTGACGCCTTCCGCGAACTGCACCTCGGTCCCCGGTTCGACCGTGAGCGTCGCGCCCGGTTCGATTTCCACGGAGCGAGCGATCCGGTACGGCCCGTCCGCGGGCGTCCAGGCCGTGTCGGTTTCGATCGCCGACTCGACGAAGGTAACGTCCGGGGGCGCGGCGCTGGCCGGCGCGGCCGTGACGCCTCCGAGGAGGGCGACGCCCACGAGTATCGCCGCCGTCCATCGGAGTCGAGTATCGCGCACAGATATCACTTTACGAATACGATTCGCGTTAGCGAGTAGACGACTTAGTCGTTGGGTTGCGAGTCAGCGATCCGCGCCTGAGGCCGTGGGCTTGCCCCGTGTACCTGTGAGACACACCGCTCCGAATGACCTCCCGAGGGTCCAGGGCGGAGTTCGATCACCTGAGAACCCGCGGCGCGTATTTGAACGTGGGGAACGAACCCTCGCGTATGACTGGTGGGACTGTCGATGACGTCGAACGCACTGAAGAACAGCCCACCAACACAGCGGGACTCGGCGCGACGGCCGGCCTCGCCGGAATGAGCGGTATGGGCGCTATGGGTGGAACGGGCGCTATGGGTGGAACGGGCGCTATGGGTGGAATGGGGGGAATGTGGTTGACGACGCTCCCGGTGGTGTTGCTGACGGTCGCGGCGCTCCTCGTGATCGCGTACGTCGCCGTTCGACGACTTTCGGCCGGCGACGACGGAGAGGGTGCGACGGCGACACCGAAGGAGGACCCGATCGAGCGCCTCAAGCGGCGGTACGCCGAGGGAGAACTCTCCGAGGCGGAGTTCGAGCGCGCGCTGGATCGGGAACTGGACGGCGAGACGACGACGAGCAGTGCCGGCGGCAGCGATATCGACATCGGAGACGGCGGCGAGACGATACCCGCGCGGTCGGAGCAGCGCGCGGATCGCTGATCGACACGGGAGAACGTAGATCAGACGACTCAGGCGAACGCTTTCAGAATTCCCGCACCGTCCGTGCTCCGGCCGAGGTCGGGGAGCGTGGCGCGTTCGGGGTGCGGCATGAGGACCGCGACGTGCTCTCTGTCCCCGAGGACGCCGGCGATGTTGTCCGTCGACCCGTTGGGGTTGGCGGCGTCCGTTGTCTCGCCGTCGGCGTCGCAGTAGCGGAAGAGGACGCGGTCGTCGGCGACGAGGTCGTCGTGGGCGGCCTCGCCTATTTCGAAGCGACCCTCGCCGTGCGCGATGGGCACCTCGATCACGTCCCCCTCGTCGTAGGCGGCGGTCCACGGCGTGTCGGCGCGCTCGACTCTGAGGTACACGGGCTCACACTGGAAGCGCGCGGAGGCGTTCGTGGTGAATGCGCCGGGCGTGAGTCCGGACTCCGAGCCGATCTGCGCGCCGTTGCAGATCCCGATCACGGGGACGCCGTCGGCGGCGGCCTCGCGGACAGCCTCCATGATCGGGTCGCGGGCGGCCATCGCACCGGCGCGGAGATAGTCGCCGTAGGAGAACCCGCCCGGGAGGACGATTCCGTCCGTGTCCGCGGGCAGACCGTCCGCGTGCCAGACGCGCTCGGCGTCGATCCCAAGATGCGCGAGCGCGCGGACCGCGTCGCGGTCGCAGTTCGAGCCGCCGAACTGGACGACGGCGACCGTCACGCCGACCACCTCGGGTGGGCGGCCGCGACCGCGTCCGCGTCGGTGACGAGCGGCGTCGTCTCGCTGACGACGACCGTCATCGCTCCGCGACCGCGACGTCGTAGTCGTGGATCGTCGGGTTCGCGAGCAGCCGCTCGGCCATCTCGCCGGCGCGCTCGGCCGCCTCGTCGGCGTCGGCGGCGTCTAAATCGACCTCGAAGCGGTCGGCCGACCGGAGGTCCGACAGCTCGAAACCGAGGCGTTCGAGGGCCTTTTGGGTCGTCTCCGCCTCCGGGTCGAGGACGCCCCGCTTCAGCCGCACCGTCACCGTCGCGGTGTATGCCGTCATTATCGATAGTGCGGAGTCGTGTGTAAAAACCGTTTTGGAACACCCTGTATATCCATGTTCGTGGATCTGTTTAAGATGATCGTGAGCGTCGACGGCGGCTTCGGAGCGAAAGGGACAACCCTCTCCGGCCGCTGGTGCGGGTGTATGCAGCCGTTCGAACCCGCGGAGGTGATCGTCGCATGACCCGCGAACTGACCGAAATCACGGTCGTCGGAGGAGACAAGACCGGACTCATCGCGCGGGTCACCTCCCTGCTGTTCGAGCGGGGAATCAACATCGAGGACTTAGACCAGGCGGTCCGGGAGGGGGTCTTCCGGATGACGACCCGCGTCGACGCCTCGGAGCTGGAGACGTCGCGCGGCGAACTCCGCCGCGCGCTCGCCGAACTCGGCCGCGAACTCGATGTCGACATCCAGGTGCGGTTCCCGAGCGACCGCGACGCTCGCCGGATCGCGCTTTTGGTCACCAAGGAGACGCACGCGCCAGAGGCCCTCTTGGAGGCCGAGGCCAACGGCGAACTGGCCGACGATGGCGAGGCTGAGATCCCGGTCGTCATCGGCAACCGCGGGGACCTCCGGACGCTCGCGGAGCGGTACGACAAGCCCTTCTACGACGTCGGCGACGGCAACGGCAACACCGACGAGGAGCGCCTGCTCGATCTGTTGGCCGAGTACGACGTCGACCTCATCGCGCTGGCTCGGTACATGCG is drawn from Halorubrum sp. BV1 and contains these coding sequences:
- the purS gene encoding phosphoribosylformylglycinamidine synthase subunit PurS, giving the protein MTAYTATVTVRLKRGVLDPEAETTQKALERLGFELSDLRSADRFEVDLDAADADEAAERAGEMAERLLANPTIHDYDVAVAER
- the ilvD gene encoding dihydroxy-acid dehydratase; translation: MSEQQSRSDEDAASRGRGDADRFAGKKDDDLRSKDVTEGAERAPHRSMFRAMGFDDEDLSSPIVGVPNPAADITPCNVHLDDVAESALDGIDAAGGMPIEFGTITISDAISMGTEGMKASLISREVIADSVELVSFGERMDALVTVAGCDKNLPGMLMASIRTDLPSVFLYGGSIMPGQHDGRDVTIVQVFEGVGAYAEGDMSGEELDELERHACPGAGSCGGMFTANTMASISEALGMAPLGSASAPAEDQERYEVAERAGELVVECIEEDRRPSDILSRKSFENAIALQTAIGGSTNGVLHLLALAGEADVDLSIEDFDEISRRTPKIADLQPGGNSVMNDLHEVGGVPVVLRRLLEADLLHGDAKTVTGRTLAEEIAVLEARGDLPDDDEIDADFLYTVDEPKEAEGAIKILTGNLAPEGSVLKVTGDDAFHHEGPARVFTNEEDAMEYVQSGEIESGDVIVIHNEGPTGGPGMREMLGVTAAVVGAGHEDDVALLTDGRFSGATRGPMIGHVAPEAAVGGPIGLIEDGDVITVDIPDRDLSVDLSEEELAERREAFEAPEPQYEGGILAKYGRDFASASEGAVTNPRLTRDL
- the purQ gene encoding phosphoribosylformylglycinamidine synthase I, with amino-acid sequence MTVAVVQFGGSNCDRDAVRALAHLGIDAERVWHADGLPADTDGIVLPGGFSYGDYLRAGAMAARDPIMEAVREAAADGVPVIGICNGAQIGSESGLTPGAFTTNASARFQCEPVYLRVERADTPWTAAYDEGDVIEVPIAHGEGRFEIGEAAHDDLVADDRVLFRYCDADGETTDAANPNGSTDNIAGVLGDREHVAVLMPHPERATLPDLGRSTDGAGILKAFA
- a CDS encoding formyltetrahydrofolate deformylase; translated protein: MTRELTEITVVGGDKTGLIARVTSLLFERGINIEDLDQAVREGVFRMTTRVDASELETSRGELRRALAELGRELDVDIQVRFPSDRDARRIALLVTKETHAPEALLEAEANGELADDGEAEIPVVIGNRGDLRTLAERYDKPFYDVGDGNGNTDEERLLDLLAEYDVDLIALARYMRILSPEVVFRYEGRIINVHPSLLPAFPGAEAYRQAKDAGVRIAGVTAHYVTTDLDQGPVIAQRVFDVPAGASVEDIKRRGQPLEADVLLDAVRLHLADAIAIHRGTVHVREDVDVDAQLGLSPAAIDANPEEPVDGEPLSRPEPAKTGDD
- a CDS encoding glycine cleavage system aminomethyltransferase GcvT, which gives rise to MTDRQPPLHETHDARGAKFTDFGGWEMPVEFDSIREEHAAVRESVGVFDVSHMGEIEVSGPDAAALLDRLTTNDVTALDPGDSQYAAITNEEGVMLDDTVVYRLPDGIEAGTAASALVDLGADPDADPDADIALDGTSGDPAYLFVPNAGHDDRMYDRWVAHRDEWGLDATVANATDDWAMLAVQGPDAAAALDDATDGGAATGLSKFEATAAAVAGAPSWVARTGYTGEDGFEIMCPAADAAAVWEAFVGEDAADGPAQPCGLGARDTLRMEMGYLLSGQDFDPEREPRTPYEADIGFVVDLDTEFVGRDALAAQREAGVDERFVGVRLLDRGVPRGGYAVTDGDLTRIGQLTSGTMSPTLDEPIGLGYLHESFIEAGAEVSVVVRGDEKRAEIVVPPFLDR
- a CDS encoding S26 family signal peptidase; the encoded protein is MNGERSGPFGPAVAVLVVALVAAAVVGAWPPLVAVESGSMAPQVERGDLVVVTATDRFPWDGVTGHAAPDAPTRLGGTGDVVAFDPPGDGLGPILHRVAFPVSAGDDWTDRADPALLEGDCADLDACPAPHDGYITYGDANGEYDQSAGIAPVVREEWIRAKAVIAVPELGWVRLAVDAAIARVGLVPTAVGFGGIAAATGGIGAVLLGRISASRRS
- a CDS encoding SHOCT domain-containing protein, translated to MTGGTVDDVERTEEQPTNTAGLGATAGLAGMSGMGAMGGTGAMGGTGAMGGMGGMWLTTLPVVLLTVAALLVIAYVAVRRLSAGDDGEGATATPKEDPIERLKRRYAEGELSEAEFERALDRELDGETTTSSAGGSDIDIGDGGETIPARSEQRADR
- a CDS encoding CheF family chemotaxis protein, producing MEESVVADFVGRVHATDFGSGDPVSGRVLLSQRRLVLATDGGKATIPLSSVFDIVVGTVPGDLRSFFKDSVTVAYEQNGARKSALVEGEPEDMERFTRLLFTALLRNVTVTVRHPAQIGGRVTDAEDHTASVSLSSGAIGFTNCPEPFQVDLSTVIDYERTDRTLGGTRRPALVFRHVPDTQTVTSIATVPNGRTLNILGRYIKLEYEEVKEDVESFDPTEEQLEILVSIYSAGGEANVADVVTGDVAQTSMILETLREESLVVDGESGAALTRKGKMIVTSYLESVNS
- a CDS encoding right-handed parallel beta-helix repeat-containing protein, which encodes MRDTRLRWTAAILVGVALLGGVTAAPASAAPPDVTFVESAIETDTAWTPADGPYRIARSVEIEPGATLTVEPGTEVQFAEGVTLTVSGSLRADGTAARPVTIGRTAGAAPDRRWGSLRYNGTDDSRLALHNTTLRGGTTGIAAASDAGEIRLVDSTLRDFTTAGVGVTDATRTAPRIAVVRSTVRDVAGHALAVTPSDGATERVELTAANPRRAETTRNTLSLDPGVGVSMDALRLRYPADAAVQGVGADTVGRIGLDTDRDGEIDRSLGGAVAGVSVDDRQVEIALSRTVRVSSRDRLLVEYDGVVNPSTRGVYPVDVRPLDGGVPQLSDGARAAYVVGEDVEPYASEPSAQTRVSSLTVAESALRDVEGAGIFAAADTVTGIRVTETRMTGVGGDGVAVRGAQSELRVRNTDLRVTDAGVQVDARTQTSVHAVGNRVTQSTSGIRIRQSERRERVSTQVTLRSNVLSENARSGVDIRSTTSQGDLHVVNNTARGNGRDGLHIGTWAVRTGEIAGNDVRGNGDDGIAVESSVVTDLAVSDNDVVGSDGAGIAVRTRGGAHDLTITDNTVADGGGHGVAVTTDLLIDAVDVAGNRLANNAGAGLFVSSPITHNGTLDVTENVVAANAYGVATRGVVDATIARNDIVFNTNAHAEPVAIDGADPGTGVYVAEGDRGAILDTNGFAGEFEDRVANQRVRRQITFVRFWSEDTVVVLRTDGVSHTRAAETGALDVRRVIDALPTAIGLTDGASASAGVAVVDNDIYGQRRGLTVDVEPLIAANATARFVTDAVRTVDAESNYWGDNTGPYHASILPEGDGDTVVTAAGWVDVVPFSETPSGRRYVRPTPRLDAPERAAPSTRFEVSGAGSTIGTGRIGRYHFFTDGTATDPQTAPTRRLVMPDDRLTVGLGVESELGIDSASTATAEVAVATTGTAPPDESSTSSPESLLSALGSPLGVLGAITYVLALLFGGHGLVRTFERRRPLLDGRTVQALALAGVVVWLVAGVLGSPPLVTLGVVAAVLWAGLTGVSFLVVRQFFAQ